In Shewanella sp. VB17, a single genomic region encodes these proteins:
- a CDS encoding tail protein X gives MKVVRSRDGDTAPLILWLALRRDDDAAEEALYAINPGLEQYGPILPGGVEITLPELPPPVPAKVVNVWD, from the coding sequence GAAAGTCGTTCGTAGTCGTGATGGTGATACCGCGCCGCTTATTCTTTGGCTAGCCTTGCGGCGTGATGATGATGCAGCAGAGGAAGCACTTTATGCCATCAACCCAGGTCTTGAACAATATGGGCCTATTTTACCTGGAGGTGTAGAGATCACCCTACCAGAATTGCCCCCCCCTGTTCCAGCTAAGGTGGTGAATGTATGGGACTAG